A stretch of DNA from Salmo trutta chromosome 12, fSalTru1.1, whole genome shotgun sequence:
CCAAAAAAGTGATCAGGTCATAAAACAAGTATGAATGCCATGCTGGAGTCATCCGATAAAAGTACATTTTCAAGCACAAAAGGAAAAGAAAAACCGTACATGTCCAGCATGCAGGCCAGTTCAATAACATATCTCTTTTAAAATAATGGATATTGTTTATTATGAGTAATAGTCTGTTTGTTGCTTAACACAAAATAGCAAGCATAACGCATGAGATGAGGTGGGGTAAAATGGCAGGCTCGCAGTCCTCCGAGTTTGGCAGAACAAAAAcagaaagggaaaaaggccaAAAATGTCTTCTTACTGTAGATGGATGCAGTTTTTGACCGGTGTTTGTACACGGATTTCAAAGTCGAAAGGTGAAAAAGGCAAGTCGATGAACTTCCAAGGCGTATACTTAGTGCTTGCATGCACACATAGTATACAGCAACATTGCAAAGTTAAAACAACTTCGAAAAATAATAGATGATAGTTCATATTCAAAACACCGCAAGTTAAATGAACAACGATGAAAAAGAGCTTGACAAAAATATGAATCAAATAATAAGTATGGTAGCAAAAAAAGATGGCAGGTTTCAGTTTCTACTCCAAAATGAAGGACAATTATGACAAAGTTCCATCTTTCTATTGCAAGCCCCAAAACTCAAAACCGTTATTTGACAGACTTGAGCAAACCCCTGTtgtcaaaaaaaaattaaaaccgaAAAAAAAAGTTGGCTAATTAGTTTTCTTCGTCTAGTATGCCCCAttacaaaaaaaatcacaatgaAAACTTTTTAATGAGGGAACTGACAAACTCTGTTTTCATGATAATGTCGAGACTCACATGAAAAACTCCGGGGAGGAAGGGTTGTTGTCACTGCTGGATCCATTTTCTCTGAAGCCGTTGCTGATGAGCTTCTCATATTTTTCTTTGTATGCGTCCCTCTCCCGGGCCAGCCTGGAGATCTCCGCCTTGAGGTGGTCGACTTGCTGGACGAGCTGCGTCTTCTCGCCCTCCAGGACGTGCCGCTGCTGCACCCGCTTGTAGCGGCAGGACTGCGCATAGCCTCTGTTCTTTAGGGTCCTTCTCTTCTGTTTCAGCCGGAtcacttcttccttgctgactcCCCGTAGCTGCCGGTTGAGCTCCCGCACCGACATGCCCACCAGCTGGTCGTCCGAAAACCGGTCGTCCAAATGTCCCATGTGTGGGTGGTTTCCTCCGGAGCTGCCGTTGGACGAGACACCGGGTGATTGGTGATGGTGGCCACCgttgtggtggtgatggtggtggtggggacccCCGTTCTGGGCTGCTGCGGCGGCGATAACTGCGGACACCACCGCCGCGGCAGAGCCCATCTCTTCCCCGCCCATGGTGCCTCCTCCTCCGGCTCCGCCGGCAAACTGCTGCCCTCTAGCATAGCCATCGAAGGACTGGAGCTGGTGACTGCTGTTGATAAGCGCCTCAACTGCGTCTTCGG
This window harbors:
- the LOC115203180 gene encoding transcription factor Maf, with the protein product MASELAMSNSDLPTSPLAMEYVNDFDLMKFEVKKEPVEPDRNISQCSRLIAGGSLSSTPMSTPCSSVPPSPSFSSPSPGSGSEQKAHLEDFYWMSGYQPQLNPEALGFSPEDAVEALINSSHQLQSFDGYARGQQFAGGAGGGGTMGGEEMGSAAAVVSAVIAAAAAQNGGPHHHHHHHNGGHHHQSPGVSSNGSSGGNHPHMGHLDDRFSDDQLVGMSVRELNRQLRGVSKEEVIRLKQKRRTLKNRGYAQSCRYKRVQQRHVLEGEKTQLVQQVDHLKAEISRLARERDAYKEKYEKLISNGFRENGSSSDNNPSSPEFFMSSRKFLHL